The following are encoded together in the Glycine max cultivar Williams 82 chromosome 8, Glycine_max_v4.0, whole genome shotgun sequence genome:
- the IQD28 gene encoding protein IQ-DOMAIN 1 encodes MGGSGRWLKSLISLRRPSPTDQEKGGGKSKRQWKLWKSTSEGFGIGSSMHKGQGGGGSFVVDGGAFAAALAAVVRTPLKDFMVIKQEWAAIRIQAVFRGFLARRALRALKAVVRLQAIFRGWQVRKQAAVTLRCMQALVRVQARVKARNVGNSQEGKYARCNEADPVKQAEQGWCDIPRTAEEAKLQMRQEGAIKRDRTKAYSQSKKKLTASPNSRASKSVIPLKNRKLDRKSSGWNMLDRWMAAKPWESRSMVEMYLDSPVMTPVTSKSDHLVLPFNSNQQIGTVKARRNGVTTRISTKSLTTSQSTPSSSAISSECMYDDSPMSTSCTSGSPARPSNNNVTVEPTEETNACKPSYMNLTASTKAKLKPCRCFSQNSKTIFMDDCVSLSGVTRSSSGSYPSANTWKNLYATPLRTSYQRQ; translated from the exons ATGGGTGGTTCAGGAAGATGGCTTAAGTCGCTCATTTCTCTCAGAAGGCCCTCCCCAACTGATCAA gagAAGGGTGGTGGCAAGAGTAAGAGACAGTGGAAGCTATGGAAGAGCACTTCAGAAGGGTTTGGGATTGGATCATCAATGCATAAGGGGCAAGGTGGTGGTGGTTCCTTTGTGGTAGATGGTGGAGCATTTGCTGCTGCTTTGGCTGCTGTGGTCAGAACTCCACTCAAAGACTTCATGGTCATCAAGCAGGAATGGGCTGCCATTCGTATCCAGGCAGTGTTTCGAGGTTTCTTG GCAAGACGAGCTTTGAGGGCCCTGAAGGCAGTGGTGAGGTTGCAAGCTATATTTCGTGGTTGGCAAGTGAGAAAGCAAGCAGCTGTTACTCTAAGGTGCATGCAGGCTCTTGTGCGAGTTCAAGCACGTGTCAAGGCAAGGAATGTTGGGAACTCTCAAGAAGGGAAATATGCACGGTGCAATGAAGCTGATCCTGTTAAGCAAGCTGAG CAAGGGTGGTGTGACATTCCAAGAACTGCGGAAGAGGCAAAATTACAAATGAGGCAGGAAGGAGCAATTAAGAGGGATAGAACAAAGGCATATTCTCAGTCTAAGAAG AAATTGACAGCGAGTCCAAACTCAAGAGCTTCTAAGTCAGTGATTCCTCTCAAGAACCGCAAGCTAGACAGAAAGAGCTCGGGATGGAACATGCTAGATCGCTGGATGGCTGCAAAGCCATGGGAGAGCAGGTCAATGGTAGAGATGTATTTGGACTCACCTGTCATGACTCCAGTGACCAGTAAAAGTGATCATCTTGTTCTTCCCTTTAATTCGAATCAACAAATTGGCACGGTCAAAGCAAGAAGGAATGGTGTGACAACTAGGATTTCAACTAAATCTCTTACAACTAGTCAATCAACTCCATCATCTTCAGCCATAAGCTCTGAATGCATGTATGATGATAGCCCTATGTCAACTTCATGCACATCTGGATCCCCAGCTCGACCATCTAACAACAATGTTACAGTGGAACCAACAGAGGAAACAAATGCTTGTAAACCAAGCTACATGAATCTGACAGCATCAACCAAAGCTAAACTGAAACCCTGTAGGTGTTTTTCTCAGAATTCAAAGACAATCTTTATGGATGATTGTGTGTCACTAAGTGGAGTTACTAGAAGCAGTTCTGGTTCCTACCCTTCTGCTAATACATGGAAGAATCTCTATGCAACACCTCTAAGAACAAGTTATCAAAGACAATAG
- the LOC100805874 gene encoding IQ domain-containing protein IQM1 translates to MVTVDYESKEGEITFRTMSFKKCRNLYKPDHELDEVIVTEKTTSSKRRKVGNLKLQTTFSFKYLLSDNSDSKEEEVGGGMFNEHNNPTIVLQKPEILFSPKSIEELDVAAIKLQKVYKSYRTRRNLADCAVVCEELWWKKALDIAAVSGCSASDFDSGKSETALSKWARARTMAAKVGKGLSKDDKAQKLALRHWLEAIDPRHRYGHNLHLYYAVWFNSQSSQPFFYWLDVGDGKEVNLDECPRSELYRQCIKYLGPKEREAYEVIIEGGRLIYKKGQNLVHTVEGSKWIFVLSSSRILYVGEKKKGHFQHSSFLAGGATIASGRLVAQNGVLDAIWPYSGHYCPTKKHFMEFIGFLMEHNVNLTNVKKYAIDDDIPPTKPVDEELQFESQMTKNASLSDFATAKNCSQDNMAHSGTNMETSQLKESKSLSRKWTTGVGPRIGCVREYPAKLQVKALEQLNLSPRVNLAKIASKAPIPSPRPSPKIHLSPRLVHMGIPSP, encoded by the exons ATGGTAACAGTGGACTATGAATCAAAGGAGGGAGAGATCACATTCAGAACAATGAGCTTCAAGAAATGCAGAAATTTGTATAAGCCTGATCATGAATTGGATGAAGTTATTGTTACTGAAAAAACCACAAGCTCAAAGAGGAGGAAGGTGGGGAATCTGAAGCTGCAAACCACATTCTCCTTCAAATATCTACTTTCTGATAACTCTGATTCAAAGGAGGAAGAAGTTGGTGGTGGCATGTTCAATGAACATAATAACCCCACAATTGTGTTGCAAAAACCAGAAATCTTGTTTTCACCAAAGTCCATTGAGGAGCTTGATGTGGCTGCAATAAAGCTGCAGAAGGTTTACAAGAGCTACAGGACCAGAAGAAATCTGGCAGATTGTGCTGTTGTTTGTGAGGAGCTATG GTGGAAGAAGGCTTTAGACATTGCTGCTGTTAGTGGTTGTTCCGCGTCAGATTTTGACTCTGGTAAATCAGAAACAGCTCTTTCAAAATGGGCAAGAGCTAGGACCATGGCTGCTAAG GTGGGAAAAGGGTTGTCCAAAGATGATAAGGCGCAGAAATTAGCTCTAAGGCACTGGCTTGAAGCT ATTGATCCACGTCATCGTTATGGGCACAATCTGCACTTATACTATGCTGTTTGGTTTAATAGCCAGAGTTCACAACCTTTTTTCTAttg GTTGGATGTTGGagacggaaaagaagtaaatctTGACGAGTGCCCAAGAAGTGAATTGTATAGGCAGTGCATAAAGTATCTTGGACCC AAAGAGAGGGAAGCGTATGAAGTGATTATTGAAGGAGGAAggcttatttataaaaaaggcCAGAACCTTGTACACACTGTTGAGGGATCTAAGTGGATTTTCGTTCTTAGCTCATCTAGAATTTTGTACGttggagagaaaaagaaaggccATTTTCAGCACTCTAGTTTTTTAGCTGGGGGTGCTACTATTGCATCTGGAAGATTGGTGGCCCAAAATGGAGTGCTTGAT GCGATATGGCCCTACAGCGGTCATTACTGTCCTACAAAGAAACATTTTATGGAATTCATTGGCTTCTTGATGGAACATAATGTGAACTTGACAAATGTAAAG AAGTATGCAATTGATGATGATATCCCACCTACAAAACCTGTTGATGAGGAGCTACAATTTGAGTCCCAAATGACTAAAAATGCTAGTTTAAGTGACTTTGCCACTGCTAAAAATTGCAGTCAAGACAACATGGCTCACTCTGGCACCAATATGGAAACTTCACAACTTAAAGAGAGCAAGTCATTGTCACGAAAATGGACAACTGGAGTTGGTCCAAGGATTGGTTGTGTTAGAGAGTACCCTGCAAAACTCCAAGTTAAGGCACTTGAACAACTAAATCTATCACCTAGAGTCAACCTTGCCAAAATTGCATCCAAAGCACCAATTCCCTCACCAAGGCCCAGTCCAAAAATCCACCTATCCCCAAGGCTTGTGCACATGGGAATTCCTAGCCCATGA